Proteins encoded within one genomic window of Dyadobacter chenhuakuii:
- the serS gene encoding serine--tRNA ligase — translation MLQTNFIRENRDFTIAGLTKKHFKDAAEAVDLIIELDKKRRGLQQDLDETLAQSNAKAKEIGGLMKAGATAEAEAAKAETAVLKERSRSLDESHKEVEARLLQELVKLPNLPHESVPEGRTAEDNVNVLEAGEKPVLPQGALPHWELIEKLGKNQAPIIDFKLGNKISGAGFPVYKGKAARLQRAMIAFFLDEAGKAGYTEVQPPIVVNADSGFATGQLPDKEGQMYHDAQDDLYLIPTAEVPVTNLYRDVIVAENELPVKNVAYTPCFRREAGSWGAHVRGLNRLHQFDKVEIVQINKPEDSYKALDEMVEHVKGLLTKLELPYRILRLCGGDMGFTSALTYDFEVWSAGQERWLECSSVSNFETYQANRLKLRYKTADKKTQLLHTLNGSALALPRIVAALLENNQQADGTVKIPAALVPYCGFDTIE, via the coding sequence ATGTTACAAACGAATTTCATCCGCGAAAACCGTGACTTCACAATCGCCGGATTAACAAAAAAGCATTTCAAAGACGCAGCAGAAGCTGTGGACCTGATTATAGAATTGGATAAAAAGCGCAGAGGTCTACAGCAGGACCTGGACGAGACATTGGCCCAGTCCAATGCAAAAGCCAAGGAAATCGGTGGACTCATGAAAGCCGGAGCAACAGCCGAAGCGGAAGCTGCAAAAGCTGAAACTGCAGTATTGAAAGAGCGTTCCAGGTCATTGGACGAATCGCATAAGGAAGTTGAGGCCAGGTTGCTTCAAGAGCTCGTTAAGCTGCCTAATTTGCCGCATGAGAGCGTGCCGGAAGGAAGAACGGCCGAAGACAATGTGAATGTGCTTGAAGCAGGTGAAAAGCCCGTTTTGCCACAAGGCGCATTGCCCCATTGGGAGCTGATTGAAAAGCTTGGAAAAAACCAGGCGCCGATTATTGATTTTAAATTAGGAAACAAAATTTCAGGTGCCGGATTTCCAGTTTATAAAGGAAAAGCAGCCAGGCTCCAAAGAGCAATGATCGCTTTTTTCCTGGACGAAGCCGGAAAGGCGGGTTACACAGAAGTGCAGCCGCCAATTGTAGTCAATGCAGATTCGGGTTTTGCTACGGGCCAGTTGCCGGATAAGGAAGGCCAGATGTATCACGATGCGCAGGACGACCTTTACCTGATTCCAACAGCAGAAGTGCCGGTTACCAACCTGTATCGCGACGTGATCGTTGCGGAAAACGAGCTTCCGGTGAAGAATGTTGCTTATACACCCTGTTTCCGCAGGGAAGCGGGCAGTTGGGGCGCACACGTGCGGGGCTTGAACCGTTTGCACCAGTTTGATAAAGTCGAAATTGTGCAGATTAATAAGCCAGAAGACTCTTATAAAGCACTGGATGAAATGGTGGAGCATGTGAAAGGTCTTTTGACCAAGCTGGAATTGCCTTACCGCATTCTGCGGCTTTGCGGAGGGGATATGGGCTTTACATCGGCTCTTACGTACGACTTTGAAGTCTGGTCCGCCGGGCAGGAGCGCTGGCTGGAATGCAGTTCTGTTTCCAATTTCGAAACTTACCAGGCCAACCGGTTGAAATTGAGATATAAAACTGCCGACAAGAAAACGCAGCTGCTGCACACATTAAACGGCTCTGCACTCGCATTGCCGCGCATTGTAGCCGCATTGCTGGAAAACAATCAGCAAGCCGACGGAACAGTTAAAATCCCCGCCGCGCTGGTACCCTATTGCGGTTTTGATACGATAGAATAG
- a CDS encoding sigma-70 family RNA polymerase sigma factor codes for MLVAMSETLTTNEYTDDLRYEVFNREFMPHIDSMYNFAFRLTMDEDDANDLVQDTYLKAFRFISSFEQGTNAKAWLFRILKNSFINDYRKKSKEPSKVDYQEVETTYNSEEASDTTYTVDLRADAVQELIGDEVANALNALPVDFRTVIILCDIEGFTYEEMAKILDIPIGTVRSRLHRARNLLKEKLKSYASSMGYDS; via the coding sequence ATGTTAGTTGCCATGTCAGAAACGCTCACGACTAATGAATACACGGATGACCTTCGTTATGAAGTTTTTAACCGTGAGTTCATGCCACACATTGACTCAATGTATAATTTCGCCTTTCGCCTTACTATGGACGAAGACGATGCAAATGACCTGGTTCAGGACACATATTTAAAGGCTTTCCGTTTTATTTCTTCTTTTGAACAAGGCACCAATGCAAAAGCATGGCTTTTCCGGATTCTCAAGAATAGTTTTATAAATGATTACCGCAAGAAAAGTAAGGAGCCTTCCAAAGTAGATTATCAGGAAGTCGAAACTACTTACAACTCTGAGGAAGCTTCTGATACAACTTACACGGTCGATCTTCGGGCGGATGCAGTTCAGGAATTAATAGGTGATGAGGTTGCAAATGCACTAAATGCACTGCCGGTGGACTTCCGGACGGTGATCATTTTATGTGATATTGAAGGGTTTACATACGAAGAAATGGCCAAGATCCTGGACATTCCGATCGGTACTGTAAGGTCCAGACTGCACCGCGCGCGTAACTTATTGAAAGAAAAATTAAAGAGTTACGCGAGCTCGATGGGATATGATTCATAG
- a CDS encoding phosphohydrolase, which translates to MNASPTTPSISEEAQKQPMKQKCEHHLECMKVIQAILDDEATEAEKDHFRENMDKCLPCIESYRLEKCIKESLNFKIEKKPCPESILKTIISKINS; encoded by the coding sequence ATGAATGCATCCCCTACCACGCCTTCAATTAGTGAAGAAGCGCAAAAACAACCCATGAAGCAGAAATGCGAGCATCATCTTGAATGCATGAAGGTAATTCAGGCTATTCTTGACGATGAAGCAACCGAGGCCGAGAAAGATCATTTTCGTGAAAACATGGATAAATGCTTGCCTTGCATCGAGTCTTACAGACTTGAAAAATGCATCAAAGAATCCCTTAATTTTAAGATCGAAAAGAAGCCTTGCCCCGAGAGCATTCTAAAGACAATTATTTCAAAAATAAACAGTTAA
- the mreC gene encoding rod shape-determining protein MreC: MLQLVDFVVRNRFFLVFILLEVLSVWLIVRSNTYWGATYFNTSNYYVAKTLAFSNSAKEYTKLDEVNAALANENARLRATVTALTQTKPIDSPAGYVPDSSFASRFTFTVAKVVDNETNQTNNVLTIDKGSSDGIKPGMGVISATGVVGKVRFCSENFSVVTSILHSQFMVSSKLVRSKEIGYAKWPGKDPNFIDMIDVSKYTKIFKGDSAVTSDQNSVFPPGIMVGRVETVSVHPNQTFYNIVLRLATDFRNLSYVYVVQNQQLGEQDSLKLRTINTK, encoded by the coding sequence ATGCTCCAACTCGTTGATTTCGTTGTCCGGAATCGTTTCTTTTTGGTATTTATTTTGCTGGAAGTTCTCAGTGTATGGTTAATCGTGCGCAGTAACACTTACTGGGGCGCAACTTATTTCAACACTTCGAATTATTATGTCGCCAAAACATTGGCTTTTTCTAATTCAGCAAAGGAATACACGAAACTGGACGAGGTGAACGCCGCATTAGCGAATGAAAATGCGCGGCTTCGTGCCACTGTTACGGCATTAACGCAGACAAAACCCATCGATTCTCCGGCTGGCTACGTTCCGGACTCATCATTTGCATCACGCTTCACATTTACCGTAGCGAAAGTGGTTGATAATGAGACCAACCAGACCAATAATGTGCTGACGATCGATAAGGGGAGCTCTGACGGGATCAAACCCGGGATGGGCGTTATTTCAGCAACCGGCGTAGTTGGGAAGGTCAGGTTTTGTTCAGAGAACTTTTCTGTGGTTACTTCCATCCTGCATTCGCAGTTCATGGTGTCGTCGAAGCTTGTCAGGAGCAAGGAAATTGGTTATGCCAAATGGCCAGGAAAGGATCCTAATTTCATTGATATGATCGATGTATCAAAGTATACGAAGATCTTCAAGGGGGACTCGGCGGTTACTTCGGATCAAAATTCTGTTTTTCCTCCCGGCATTATGGTGGGCAGGGTGGAAACGGTAAGTGTGCATCCCAATCAGACCTTTTACAACATTGTATTGCGGCTGGCAACCGATTTCAGGAACCTCTCTTATGTTTATGTGGTACAAAATCAACAACTTGGGGAGCAGGATAGTCTTAAATTACGTACGATAAATACCAAATGA
- the nadD gene encoding nicotinate (nicotinamide) nucleotide adenylyltransferase — protein sequence MKIGLFFGSFNPIHVGHLIIANTMATSTDLEQVWFVVSPQNPFKKNSSLLHEFDRYDLVQRAISDNAAFRATDVEFHMPRPSFTIDTLIRLQEKFPQHEFRLIMGEDNLAQFPNWKNHDKILEYTGLYVYPRPNSKSHVFNNHPAVKFVEAPLLDISATYIRASLQNGRSIRYLVPEPVEQLIKIKKFYL from the coding sequence ATGAAAATCGGACTCTTTTTCGGATCATTTAATCCTATACATGTCGGCCACCTGATCATTGCCAACACCATGGCAACATCCACCGATCTGGAGCAGGTTTGGTTTGTAGTAAGCCCGCAAAACCCATTCAAGAAAAACAGCAGCTTATTGCACGAATTTGACCGTTACGATCTTGTTCAGCGCGCCATTTCCGATAATGCTGCATTCCGGGCCACAGATGTGGAATTTCACATGCCCAGGCCCAGTTTCACCATTGACACATTGATCCGTTTGCAGGAAAAATTTCCGCAGCATGAATTCAGGCTGATCATGGGAGAAGACAATCTGGCGCAATTTCCAAACTGGAAAAACCACGATAAAATATTGGAATATACCGGCCTTTACGTATATCCACGCCCGAATTCAAAATCGCATGTATTTAACAATCATCCGGCTGTAAAATTCGTCGAAGCGCCTTTGCTGGACATATCTGCCACCTACATTCGCGCCAGTTTACAAAATGGCAGATCTATTCGTTATCTCGTTCCGGAGCCTGTGGAACAGCTTATTAAGATCAAAAAATTCTATCTCTGA
- a CDS encoding nuclear transport factor 2 family protein, whose product MKTFALIILGFAFPFLLKAQTTPVQPRDGMDCSNLFFQALLDEDAKALESLVSNDFSVVGLQGQPIEGRALVQAVSQGMIVVESGMLSGARTRTYGDVTLVNGMWDVRARIENNGFQGTLSYMSVCVKSGGRWKVVAVQFTPVQ is encoded by the coding sequence ATGAAAACATTTGCACTCATCATCCTGGGATTCGCTTTTCCCTTCCTATTAAAAGCCCAGACAACCCCTGTGCAGCCCCGGGACGGAATGGACTGCTCCAATCTGTTTTTCCAGGCATTGCTGGACGAAGATGCCAAAGCATTGGAAAGCCTCGTCTCAAATGATTTCAGCGTGGTGGGTTTGCAGGGACAGCCTATTGAAGGCCGCGCGTTGGTACAGGCAGTTTCCCAAGGCATGATCGTCGTGGAGTCGGGCATGCTTTCCGGTGCACGCACACGTACATACGGGGATGTAACGCTCGTGAACGGAATGTGGGATGTGCGCGCACGCATTGAAAACAATGGGTTCCAGGGAACGCTTTCCTATATGTCGGTTTGTGTGAAGTCCGGCGGGCGCTGGAAAGTGGTTGCTGTGCAGTTTACGCCGGTTCAGTGA
- a CDS encoding helix-turn-helix domain-containing protein has protein sequence MEDYNKIIESLGVKFVKARHIRILQPITIKNFYDVQNSLTILYDGEVSFGSEESQRVEEGDMLFIPGGKHATVTYGNGQTAKTVSNEEFMTNRDNYIEAGHDPALIGKLPNSFGLISFEAKVFDTVNFFTSLDVPPFLIKRDDQIAITINQILTEDMLDTPGKGRIIKIKTEEVVIEIIRYILKNKLFVEQLVTNSTYFKDPRLIDIFAYIKDNLGGDLSNKVLANVANVSEDYVGQYFKMLTGINPQDYIEYQRMEKAVDLLRTSKKSIRAIGSDVGYKDTAYFCRRFKMMFGIPAGKMRRRESLMNV, from the coding sequence ATGGAAGACTATAATAAGATTATTGAGTCGCTGGGGGTAAAGTTTGTGAAAGCGCGTCACATCAGAATTTTGCAACCGATAACCATCAAAAACTTTTACGACGTCCAGAATTCGTTAACAATTTTATACGACGGGGAGGTTTCTTTTGGTTCTGAAGAGTCGCAAAGAGTTGAGGAGGGCGATATGCTTTTCATTCCGGGTGGTAAGCATGCCACGGTGACATATGGCAATGGGCAAACTGCCAAGACCGTTTCGAATGAGGAGTTCATGACCAACCGTGATAATTACATTGAGGCGGGCCACGATCCGGCATTGATCGGAAAATTGCCTAACTCATTTGGTTTGATATCTTTTGAAGCCAAGGTTTTTGATACAGTAAACTTTTTCACTTCTCTGGACGTTCCGCCGTTTTTGATCAAAAGAGACGATCAGATCGCGATCACAATTAACCAGATCCTGACAGAAGATATGCTTGATACACCGGGAAAAGGCCGTATCATCAAAATCAAGACGGAAGAGGTTGTGATCGAGATCATTCGCTACATCTTGAAAAACAAATTGTTTGTTGAGCAACTTGTAACAAACAGCACGTATTTCAAAGATCCTCGTTTGATCGATATTTTCGCTTACATCAAGGATAATCTGGGTGGCGATCTTTCTAATAAGGTTTTGGCTAATGTTGCGAACGTGTCCGAAGATTACGTAGGACAATATTTCAAAATGCTTACCGGAATCAACCCACAGGATTATATCGAATATCAGCGCATGGAAAAAGCCGTTGATTTGCTGCGTACATCCAAGAAAAGCATTCGTGCGATCGGCTCGGATGTGGGTTACAAAGACACCGCTTATTTCTGTCGTCGCTTTAAAATGATGTTCGGGATTCCAGCCGGCAAAATGCGCCGCCGTGAATCATTGATGAACGTATAG
- the gmk gene encoding guanylate kinase: MKGKLIIFSAPSGSGKTTIVRHLLKKYPDLLAFSVSASTREQRDHEVNGKDYYFIPKKEFRERIANNEFAEWEEVYAGNYYGTFKTEIERLWNEGKQVLFDVDVKGGLKLKEIYRHNALAVFVKVSSEAEIIRRLSERGTETEKSLETRLGKVRYELSFEDKFDVVLVNDDLDETLKKAEALVLDFIQ; the protein is encoded by the coding sequence GTGAAAGGTAAGCTTATCATATTTTCCGCTCCGTCCGGTTCCGGAAAGACTACAATAGTAAGGCATCTTCTTAAAAAATATCCCGACCTTCTGGCTTTCTCTGTCTCTGCATCTACAAGGGAACAGCGCGACCATGAGGTGAACGGAAAAGATTATTATTTCATCCCGAAAAAGGAATTTCGGGAGCGCATTGCCAACAACGAGTTTGCGGAGTGGGAAGAGGTTTATGCGGGAAATTATTACGGCACATTCAAAACGGAAATTGAGCGGCTTTGGAATGAGGGCAAACAGGTTTTGTTTGATGTAGATGTAAAGGGCGGTCTCAAATTGAAAGAAATTTACCGCCACAATGCATTGGCCGTTTTTGTAAAAGTCTCTTCCGAAGCCGAAATCATCCGCCGTCTCAGCGAACGCGGCACAGAAACCGAAAAATCACTGGAAACCCGCCTTGGAAAAGTCCGCTACGAGCTGAGCTTCGAAGATAAGTTTGATGTTGTGCTCGTGAATGATGATCTTGACGAAACACTCAAAAAAGCGGAAGCACTGGTTCTGGATTTTATTCAATGA
- a CDS encoding acyl-CoA dehydrogenase has protein sequence MDFNLSEEHVAVQEAARDFAVNHLFPGVIERDDEQKFDKVLLRQMGELGFLGMMVSPEYGGGGMDTLSYVIAMEEISKVDASAGVIMSVNNSLVCWGLQMFGSPEQKAKYLTKLATGEMIGAFCLSEPEAGSDATSQHTTAVDMDDYYLLNGTKNWITSGATSDICLVMAQTDPEKGHKGINVLIVEKGLEGFVVGKKENKMGIRASDTTSLLFTDVKVPKENRIGEDGFGFKFAMSTLNGGRIGIAAQALGIAAGAFELSLQYSKQRKTFGKPISEHQAIQFKLSEMATRLEAARLLVYKAARLKDEGKDYIQASAMAKLYASETAMWLTTEAVQIHGGYGYVKEYHVERLMRDAKITQIYEGTSEIQKLIIARELLK, from the coding sequence ATGGATTTCAACCTCAGTGAAGAGCATGTCGCCGTTCAGGAAGCAGCCCGCGATTTTGCTGTAAATCATTTATTCCCCGGCGTCATTGAGCGGGATGATGAGCAAAAATTTGACAAAGTTCTCCTCCGGCAAATGGGCGAGCTGGGGTTTCTGGGCATGATGGTTTCGCCGGAATATGGCGGCGGAGGCATGGACACGCTTTCCTATGTGATCGCTATGGAGGAAATTTCCAAGGTGGATGCGTCCGCAGGCGTGATTATGTCGGTCAACAATTCGCTGGTTTGCTGGGGACTGCAAATGTTTGGATCGCCTGAACAGAAAGCGAAATATCTCACCAAGCTTGCCACGGGCGAAATGATCGGTGCATTCTGCTTGTCGGAGCCGGAAGCGGGATCCGATGCCACTTCCCAGCACACGACCGCCGTGGATATGGACGACTATTATTTATTGAACGGCACTAAAAACTGGATCACGAGCGGCGCCACTTCGGACATTTGCCTCGTTATGGCGCAAACCGATCCTGAAAAGGGACATAAGGGAATCAATGTGCTGATTGTAGAGAAGGGACTGGAAGGTTTTGTGGTTGGTAAAAAAGAAAACAAAATGGGCATCAGGGCATCCGACACCACGTCGTTGCTTTTTACAGACGTGAAAGTGCCTAAGGAAAACAGAATTGGAGAAGATGGGTTCGGCTTCAAGTTTGCCATGAGCACATTGAATGGTGGCCGGATCGGCATTGCGGCGCAGGCACTTGGCATTGCGGCAGGCGCGTTTGAGTTATCACTTCAATATTCCAAACAAAGAAAGACTTTCGGCAAACCGATCAGCGAGCACCAGGCCATTCAATTCAAATTGTCGGAAATGGCGACCAGGCTCGAAGCAGCACGCTTACTTGTTTATAAAGCAGCCCGGCTCAAAGACGAAGGCAAAGATTACATTCAAGCCTCGGCAATGGCGAAACTATATGCCTCTGAAACCGCCATGTGGCTGACTACGGAAGCGGTCCAGATTCATGGCGGTTATGGTTATGTGAAAGAATATCATGTTGAGCGCCTGATGCGCGACGCAAAAATCACCCAAATTTATGAGGGTACCTCTGAAATCCAAAAACTTATAATCGCCCGTGAGCTCCTGAAATAA
- a CDS encoding rod shape-determining protein, whose protein sequence is MGLFDFLTSDIAIDLGTANTLIIHKDTVVVDEPSIIAMDKTTGKVLAIGHTAMQMHEKTNENIKTIRPLKDGVIADFTAAEMMIRGMIKMIDTGSRFFTPSHRMVVCIPSGITEVEKRAVKDSCEHAGAKEVYMVHEPIAAAIGIGIDITQPNGVMIVDIGGGTTEIAVIALSGIVCEQSVRIAGDVFTRDIVDYMRREHNLLIGERSAELIKMAIGSASPELEIPLDDYQIRGRDLMTGIPKEIRVTYSEIAYSLDKSISKIEEGVMKALEISPPELSADIFKNGIYLTGGGALIHGLDRRIAQKTKLPVHIADDPLKAVVKGTGEVLKNLELYKPVLIS, encoded by the coding sequence TTGACGAGCGATATAGCGATCGATTTGGGGACTGCAAATACCCTGATCATCCATAAAGATACAGTAGTTGTTGACGAGCCTTCTATCATTGCCATGGACAAAACCACAGGCAAAGTTTTAGCCATCGGACACACAGCTATGCAAATGCATGAGAAGACCAACGAGAATATTAAAACGATCCGCCCACTTAAAGATGGTGTAATTGCTGACTTTACTGCTGCCGAAATGATGATCCGTGGTATGATCAAAATGATCGATACCGGCAGCCGTTTTTTTACACCTTCCCACCGCATGGTGGTTTGCATTCCTTCCGGGATTACAGAAGTTGAAAAACGTGCCGTAAAAGACTCATGCGAGCATGCAGGCGCGAAAGAAGTATATATGGTGCACGAGCCGATCGCAGCTGCTATCGGGATCGGCATTGACATTACTCAGCCGAATGGTGTGATGATCGTTGACATTGGCGGTGGAACTACGGAAATCGCGGTTATAGCGTTGTCAGGGATTGTTTGCGAGCAATCTGTTCGCATTGCAGGTGATGTATTTACGAGAGACATTGTTGATTATATGCGCCGCGAGCACAATCTTTTGATCGGTGAGCGCTCTGCGGAATTGATTAAAATGGCCATCGGATCCGCTTCTCCTGAACTCGAAATTCCATTGGACGATTATCAGATCCGCGGCCGTGACTTAATGACCGGGATTCCAAAGGAAATCCGTGTTACGTATAGTGAAATCGCTTATTCTCTCGATAAATCAATCTCTAAAATTGAGGAAGGTGTCATGAAGGCACTTGAAATTTCTCCTCCTGAACTTTCTGCGGATATTTTCAAGAATGGTATTTATCTGACAGGCGGCGGGGCGCTTATCCATGGCCTTGACCGACGCATTGCTCAGAAAACCAAGCTTCCCGTTCACATTGCGGATGATCCTTTAAAAGCCGTAGTGAAAGGAACAGGCGAAGTCCTTAAAAATCTTGAATTGTACAAGCCGGTACTGATTTCGTAG